The genomic window GCTATTATGCCTGTGGTCATTGGTGCGCTTGGTATCACTGCGGTTGCTCCAGAATCTTCTTATATTTTGGTGGCAAGTTTTGCAGCGGTTTCAGCACTCTTTGTGTTGCCAACATACCCAACCTTGCTTGGCGCAGTGCAAATGGACGATACTGGCTCAACACGCATTGGCAAATATGTCTTTAATCACAGCTTCATTGTGCCGGGCACACTCGCAATCATCTTTGCGGTGATACTTGGCTTTGCCGTAGCTCCTATATTTGCCTAAAATGTTTTCTCTTGCGTTTGGGGGGTTCTTCCCCGCGCAATAAGGCTTCTTATTTTATTATCTTGCTATCGTATTTTTTAAGCAGTTTTCTTGGTCTATGTTGCTAGATTCTGGGTCATAAAACTTGTATTACTAGGTGTAGTAGAGGGATTATTTTAAGCAAGAAAGCTCTTCTTGGCATAGCGACAAAGTATTGTGAATTGATAAGAGTATATTCAACATTCTTTAGCAAAGCCCAAAAGTTTTTAGCGCTTTACATTCGCCTTTGCATTAGGTGGTAAAATTTCCAAAAATCTATCTATATCAAAGTCAATGCCTTGTGATTTTGCTTCTTTAATGAGTGCGATGGCATCTTCCATATTGTACTCACTACCACCATTATATGGGTCAAAAACCCTCGTCACAATCGCCAAAGCATAGGAGTTTTTCTTCACCTCATCCGAAGCAGCGTGTGGCATAGTGATATAGGCAGTGGTTTGTATCAAGACTTCATCAAAACACCAGTGGTTAAACAAATATCCTAAAAAGGTCAAATGATCCAAGCCGTAAAACTCTGTCTCTACTGCGCTTATATCGCTAAAGTTAGTTTCCTTGAGTGCTGCTAAAAAATCTTTATCTTTGCCATTTTTGATAAGTGTATCTGCATAGAGCATCATACCTAGGCGTAGGAGCATAGCACAAGGAGCTAGAATCTGCGAAAGTTTCTTGTCATTTTCAGCAAACCATTCTGATATGAAATCAACTTCCCTACTGCAATTCCCCAAAAATTCCTTTGTATCCAAGCCATAGGGTGATACATCAATCTTAAAACCATCGCGCAATGAGTTTGCAATGGCAATATTTTTTACATTATTTATACCGAGTAAAGATACCACTTGATTGAGCGTAGAAATCTCGCGCGAAAATCCATAATATGGCGAGTTTGCTAAACGAAGCAAATCTCCCGTTAAAAGCGGGTCTTTTGAAATGATATCTACCACGCCTTGCACCTGCACGCTAGAGCCAGACGAGTCGATATACTGCTGCAGTTTCATTATCGTTTCTGGCAATGGGGGGAGATTATCAATCGTCTTAAGTAAAAGCTCATTCATTTTCTATCCTTTGAGAGTAGAATCCTTGCGCTAAAAATTACCAAGCGGCTAATTATAGCAAAATCCTTTGTAAAAGATGTGCTTTATTCAACTTTTTTATCCAAATGTGGCAAAAACGCAAATTTTAAGCCCGAGACCCCCTCAAGGCTTTGGCTATAAGCTCCAATGGGTGCGCAAACTCCACAGGGGAGTTAATTTGCACCAATGAATTATCAATTTGCATACGACACGCGCCACACTCCGCACTGACAATATTTGCGCCGCTAGATTCTATCATTTCTGCTTTTGGCTTCCCGGCTTTAAGCGTTAAGTTATACTTAGAACTTTGCATACTGATGCCACCAAAGCCACAGCATCGCGAAGGATCGCTCATTTCTTTGAGTGCAAAACTACGTGATAAAAGCGCACGAGGCTCTTTGTGAATCCCTAGCACCTTTCTCGCGTGGCAAGGGTCGTGATAGGTAATGGTTTGTGAGCTAAGGTTGCGTGGCAAAATCTCCTGCAAAGATGTGTGGTGAAAGAGCCACGCACTCGCCATATCAATTTTTGGTAGCAACTTATTAAGTCTTTCTATCCACTCTGGCTCATCACTTAGCGCGTGAATCCAATCCTTTTTAATCATCGCCGCGCAAGTTGCCTCCGGGATAATCATTGCATCAATGCTTTCCCAAAAGCTCTCAAAATACTCAATGTTTTTCTTTGCGAGATAGGCTACACTTTTCACATCACCGGTAAAGAATGCCGGTGCGCCACAGCATTCTTGCAAATGTGGCACAAACGCGGTAATGCCTAAATGGCTTAGAATCTCAAGCAGACTTTTGCCGACATTGACATAATTATAATTACTCAAGCACCCAATGAATATTGCTACACGTTTGTGTGTAAGCGTATTTTGCGGAGGTGTTGGATTATGCGGGGTAATATCGCCTTGATAAGTTTGTAAAAACGATTTGCGCCATACGGGGAAGATTGAGCGTCTTGCTTGTTTAGAATCCGCATTTTTAAAAAGTTTAAGACGCGAGATAAGTCGCCCATTTTCTTGCTT from Helicobacter typhlonius includes these protein-coding regions:
- a CDS encoding HDOD domain-containing protein; its protein translation is MNELLLKTIDNLPPLPETIMKLQQYIDSSGSSVQVQGVVDIISKDPLLTGDLLRLANSPYYGFSREISTLNQVVSLLGINNVKNIAIANSLRDGFKIDVSPYGLDTKEFLGNCSREVDFISEWFAENDKKLSQILAPCAMLLRLGMMLYADTLIKNGKDKDFLAALKETNFSDISAVETEFYGLDHLTFLGYLFNHWCFDEVLIQTTAYITMPHAASDEVKKNSYALAIVTRVFDPYNGGSEYNMEDAIALIKEAKSQGIDFDIDRFLEILPPNAKANVKR
- a CDS encoding (Fe-S)-binding protein — encoded protein: MFDLQSVSSACVKCGKCIPHCTIYMVNRDEATSPRGFLDLLGAYKRGDLALDSTSRNIFESCFLCTTCVTHCPSSLPVDVAIESVRVDIAQKYGIAWYKRAYFFLLRHRKIADIVFSFVHFIIPCAFKQENGRLISRLKLFKNADSKQARRSIFPVWRKSFLQTYQGDITPHNPTPPQNTLTHKRVAIFIGCLSNYNYVNVGKSLLEILSHLGITAFVPHLQECCGAPAFFTGDVKSVAYLAKKNIEYFESFWESIDAMIIPEATCAAMIKKDWIHALSDEPEWIERLNKLLPKIDMASAWLFHHTSLQEILPRNLSSQTITYHDPCHARKVLGIHKEPRALLSRSFALKEMSDPSRCCGFGGISMQSSKYNLTLKAGKPKAEMIESSGANIVSAECGACRMQIDNSLVQINSPVEFAHPLELIAKALRGSRA